In one Alphaproteobacteria bacterium genomic region, the following are encoded:
- a CDS encoding DUF1028 domain-containing protein produces MTFSIVARCTETGMFGVAVSSSSPAVAARCAYAQAGVGAVSSQNVTDPRLGTRGLELLARGATAEETIAILQRTGDHIDFRQVLAVDDAGGSAIHSGGNVLGIWGEARADNVACGGNLLANPDVPQAMVHAFQAATGALGDRLIAVMRAAQEAGGEAGPVHSAGMKLVRDVPWPVADLRVDWTEGDPIAELTDLWRIYAPQLDDYVRRALDPNAAPSYGVPGDE; encoded by the coding sequence ATGACCTTCTCCATCGTTGCCCGATGCACCGAAACGGGGATGTTCGGTGTCGCGGTCTCGTCGTCCTCCCCGGCTGTCGCGGCCCGCTGTGCTTATGCGCAAGCCGGGGTTGGCGCGGTTTCCAGTCAGAACGTGACGGACCCGCGTCTTGGAACGCGGGGATTGGAACTGCTGGCGCGGGGAGCAACCGCCGAAGAGACGATCGCGATATTGCAGCGTACCGGGGACCATATCGACTTCCGGCAGGTTCTGGCCGTCGACGACGCCGGTGGCAGTGCGATCCATTCCGGCGGGAATGTTCTGGGCATCTGGGGGGAAGCCAGAGCGGACAATGTCGCCTGCGGCGGAAACCTGCTGGCGAATCCCGATGTGCCCCAGGCGATGGTCCACGCCTTCCAGGCTGCTACCGGCGCGCTGGGCGATCGGCTGATTGCCGTCATGCGGGCCGCGCAGGAGGCCGGGGGCGAAGCCGGGCCGGTCCATTCCGCGGGAATGAAGCTGGTGCGCGACGTGCCCTGGCCCGTGGCGGATCTGCGGGTCGACTGGACCGAAGGCGACCCGATCGCCGAACTGACCGATCTGTGGCGGATCTATGCGCCGCAACTGGACGATTACGTCCGGCGCGCGCTGGATCCGAATGCGGCCCCCAGCTATGGTGTGCCGGGCGATGAATAG